The Candidatus Zixiibacteriota bacterium genome includes the window GAGTTTGCCAAGGTTGCTGGCCTTCGCTGGAAGATTTGGCTCATGAATGAATCGGAAAGTGAGGCTGGCGGCATCTATCTCTTTGATGACGAGGCGTCGCTGCAGGCGTATTTGGAGGGACCACTGTGCGCTAAAGTGAAAGGTCATCCGGCCCTTAGCGAGATGAGTGCCAAGCCGTTTGACGTAATGGCTGGCTTGACGGCCACTACTCGCGGCCCTGTTTAGACGATCCCGATTCCTGCGATCCGGATAGTGATGAAGTGCCGGATTGCTGATTCGCTGAAGAAAGTCTCTCAAAAGAGCATGGGTGCCGTGAGAGCGGCTCCCATGCAGATTGTCTTGGGTGAGGATCAGAGGTACTTATGTTCACTTA containing:
- a CDS encoding YdhR family protein, translating into MAEKILQVNFKFSVTGAEYEQAASLLAEEFAKVAGLRWKIWLMNESESEAGGIYLFDDEASLQAYLEGPLCAKVKGHPALSEMSAKPFDVMAGLTATTRGPV